The Denticeps clupeoides chromosome 10, fDenClu1.1, whole genome shotgun sequence DNA window acaaagcagtaatcatagtaaagggcggctattttgaagaaactagaatataaaacatgttttcagttatttctccttttttggttaagtacataactccatgtgttcactcatagttttgatgccttcagtgagaatctaccatgtaaatggtcacgaaaataaataaaacacattgaatgagaaggtgtgtccaaacttttggcctgtactgtgtgttgtAATTGTTGGCATCCCATGATTAAGGCTCAAATTATCACTAAACCTGGGGCACTTATGTGGCTCATGcagtacattttttattactttaatgAGAGAAAATATTGCTCTATAGCTGTTTCTTTGTAGGCGTCACTTAAGATTCAGAtaacccattttattttttttggatagCAATAGGATACATGTTTGAAGAAGCAGACTGAAAGAACCCGGAACGACCGTGACCTGATGACGGATCTCCTGTTTCAATTGTTCCTGCTGTCCCCTTCTCTTTTAGTCAAAGAGGCATTGTTTACCATGTTTACTATGTTTCCAGGTTTCATCGGCTACGCTCCCAACCTAAAAGAGCTGGTGGCCAACTGGACAGGGAAAGATGGCGAAAGCGATCAGCTCTTCTTTACAAAGATTTACATCAACCCAGAGAAAAGGGTACGTTACCAGTAATCAGtaatcttttttaaaatgcaccaCCTCTGTTGAATGTTGTAGGAACTCATCTACAGATTTTTGCTTTTTAGAAAGCCATAAATATAACTCTGGACAACAAATGCAGAATGTTCCAAAACCTTCATGGGTCACTGGGTAagatcacattttcattatcattttttaaaaataattgagCCTGAACAGCAACAAGTTTGTGTAGTTTCACCACAAGAAGGCTAAATGATTTTGCAGATGTATGAAACCTCACAGGAAGCTGAGACTGCTGACAtactatcttttttttttttttaagttctgcTCAGAAGTACACCGGTTGGCCTTTTACTTTTTCaataaaatgagaaacagaACATCTCAGCGTGTCTAAACATCCTGCATGCGGGAGCTTTGATGAAGGCGCGAGAGACGTGGTTTCTTTTAAACAccaggggggcggggccagggggGCAGACTCTGCCGCCACAGTTCGCCACTGTTCCCTCCTGCGTCCGCCTCGCTGCTTGCGCCTGGATCTGGAATGTTGGAGGTTGCCGGGAGATGTGAGCATGTACACGTAGGCCAGGGAGCTGCTGCCCCCCTTTTACCACATGGTGGGGGAGGACGGCACTGCAGGCATGAAAGGAAGCAATAAAGCGTCAAAGCAAACAGGCCGTTTTGCCACTCAAATACTAATAtgctaataatttttttttcaggtcttTACAAATCTTTAGTGCTAGAATCAAATTCTTTTctctgattgattgatttaatgAAAAAGGGACCTGGGATAAAATTCATTGTAACAGCCATTATTTCATCAGGATtctctatttatatatattgccAAAAACATTTGATAAAGAAATTCTGCTGACATTTTATCCCTTTtcactctttgtgtgtgtacagatgaAGTGGTTTTAAAGTTTGAGGATGGACGTGTCCGGGCCAGAAACATCTTATATGACACTCTGCCTGTTCTTGTCCATGGCAACGGCCCCACCAAGGCATGCCATGACCTTTTGACCTTTCACCTGTGCAAATGTATCAAACTAATTAATTGTTTACGTGTGATTCTCTGATTTTCTTTAAAGTGACTAACATTGTATATTTAATATCTAGGAAAATATGAATTATCAATGCATAATTAATGTAGAATGTCAGCGTGTCACTGTACACATGCTtaatcttttttgttttattacagcTGCAGATAAACTACCTGGGTAATTACATCCCAAACACCTGGAACTTTGAGAAGGGCTGCACTGTCTGCAGCGAAGACCTGCACCCACTCTCTGGCCTGAAGGTAAGTCCTTTTTTATTCTCTGTATCTCCTGCATTCCTATAAATAATGGTAATGTATATCCTAATCAGCACTTATTAATTGAACCATCTTGCACCCTTCAATGAAGCACCCATTGTGCTTCATATATTAGTAGACTGCAGTTTAACTATATAGCAGATCAGAAATCACTGACATCTACAGTGCTGTATTTTGGTAATATGATAGGGAATATTGTGTTAACAGAAGATCAATTTTTGTTAACTAAacatccttcacttcaccatgTCACGTGTTTGTTCCTCTTCCCCAAATTGTGGCGTTACGCAGGGTCATGATAAATGGAATAGATGGACTGTATTTCTGTTTCAGTGACGAGTTGAAGACTGAAatacatatatgtacatatggTTGTACATGCatgaatatgtgtatatatatatatatgcatgtatgtacaATACTggccaaaactttggacactcattctcattcagtgtattttctttatttattttaaataactgaaacgtgttttatattctagtttcttcaaaatatccgccCTTTACTTGAAGCTcatctctcgatgagcttcaagaggtcgtcacctgaaatggttttccaacattctttaaggagttcccagaggtgtttagcacttgttggcccctttgccttcactctgctttccagctcaccccaaaccatctcgattgggttcaggtccggtgactgtggagttcaggtctccactttttgttaagtaagaAACTAGTAAGAAACTACTGCACtaaagtgtgaagtgaagtgattgtcacatgtgatacacagcagcacagcacacggtgcacacagtgaaatttgtcctctgcatttaacccatcacccggagtgagcagtgggcagccatgacaagcggtGCTTTGCCATGACaagcggggacggtgctttgctcagtggcacctcagtggcaccttggcggctcgggattcgaaccggcaaccttctgattacggggctgcttccttaaccgctaggccaccactgcccctacataactccacatgtgttcattcatagttttaatgtcttcagtgagaatctaccaatgtaaatggtcatgaatataaagaaaacacattgaatgagaaggtgtatccaaacttttggcctgtactgtacatctgtAAAATAAGCTAATGCTCACTGTCAATTCATATACTGTCAATTCATATACTTTTGTTctgttatatataataaataatgaaaaaatcaaTGAATACATGATGTGCTGACCCTTCCCTCTGTGTGTTAAGGAGATCAAGTATCCAGTGGTCCACATTGGTATCTTCATACAGCAGCCCACTCCCTTCGTCTCAGTGTTCTTTGAGCGTCTTCTGAACTTAAAATACCCCAAAAACAGACTTAAGCTCTTCATCTACAACAAGGTACGGTTGCGAAAGGCAGTATTTTCAATATAGctctgttcagtttttttttatctgagtgGGTAGTTTGAAAGATTGTTAAAATATCTGTGGGTGGATATCTGTTGCTTCTGTTTGGCAGGAGCAACACCATGATGGTCATGTGAATCGTTTCCTGAAGGATCATGGGACAGAGTATCAGGCAGTGAAACTAATTGGCCCAGATGATGGGATACACGGCACAGAGTCAAGGAATTTGGCCTTGTGGGTTCACATTGattctgcattattttttttctcttctggatttagaaatgcaaATCATCTTGCAGAAACTGCAATTCTTTGTTTTAATGTATGTGAATCACAGTTTCTGTCAAACCTGGACCTTTCTCACATTTCCTCACACAAATTGGTGAGATGGGCCTAACAGTGAATTTTTATCCATGCTGTTTCAGCGATGAGTGTCGGCAGGACAGTGACTGCGGGTATTTCTTCAGCATAGACATAGATGTGGTTCTGAAGAACGAGGACACTCTGAAAATCTTGATTGAGCTCAATAGGTACGTTTGGTGTTTTCGTACGTGTGTTTTCGTTCTAGGGTTCACATTGAATATTAAAATTCTCTAGTTGTTCTTGAATTTGCGTTGAAAAGCCTCTGTGTTGAGTCCTATTCAGTTTCTGTCTATTACGTGTATTTAGGCCATTTGTAGCCCCAATGATGACCAAGCCTGGCAAACTGTGGACCAATTTCTGGGGTGCCCTTAGTCCAGATGGATACTATGCCAGGTCCGAAGACTATGTGGACATAGTGCAAGGACGCAGAATGTAAGTGTTGCTCAAAAAACAAGAATTAAACACGGTTGTCTTAATCTGACACATTATACTTTTTCATGTTCACTCAGGGGATTATGGAATGTTCCGTATGTATCCCACATATACCTGATAAAGGCCAGtgtcctgagggacaagctgagTGCGTCTGACCTGTTCTTCTCAGGAAACCTTGACCCTGATATGGCGTTCTGCCGCAGTGTCCGAAACCAGGTCAGTGGCCATATCCAGACATCAGTCAAGTCCTGGTGCATAATTCTTGTTGTAATATTTCAGCATGGAAATGTATGTGAAATATATGTCCATTTCTTAAATTACAGGGGATTTTCATGTACGTAACAAATTTGCATACATTCGGCCGAGTGCTATCAACAGAAAACTACCAGACCAATCACTTGCACAATGATCTATGGCAGATCTTTGAGAACCCTGTGGTAAGGACACCTTTACCCACAGCCTCAACACACAGCCGGAGAAGAGTTTTAAGTAGTTGTATAGATTCTGACAAAGTATGATTTTACTCATTTACTTAaaacaaaatatgtacaaataaaaatgtccttttagCTGACCCAAAGAATAAACCCCACTCAATAGGATTTAGCCCTGGGCAGGcttaatgattaattattatgaaatgtaaatgttgccatTGGATAGGGTTGTGGTTGCAATGGCTGTAAACTCTAAAATCCAAGTTAATTAGAAATTTTCTCTCCACAGGAATGGGAAGAGCGATACATTCATCAGAATTATTCACGCATAGACAAAGAAAATCTAATAGAAACAGTGAGTACCACTTTTTTATGGTAACCATTTACCATAAAAACAACCATTTTCGTTGTGTAATGTTTCATTGGTGGATATTAAATGTATTGATATGGTTTATTGCCCAATTATTTCCTAAACACCAcgtgtcagtggtggcctagcaggttcaaatcccaatccaccaaggtgccactgagcaaagcaccgtccccacacactgctcgccgggcgcctgtcatggctgcccactgctcaccaagggtgatggttaaaagcggaggacacattttgttgtgtcaccgtgtgctgtgtatcacaatgacaatcacttcatgttcACTATGTCACTTTTTACATACGGTGATGTCAGGGGGAAATCTCACAGCAGATGCGCTCAGTGGTGAATGTTGACTGTTTTAATGAAACACACTTTCATGCTCTCCGTGTCTCCACACAGCCATGCCCTGATGTGTACTGGTTCCCCATTTTCACCGATACAGCCTGCACACACCTGGTTGAAGAGATGGAGAACTTTGGGCAGTGGTCTGGTGGTGGTAACACGGTAAGCTTAGCAAGAACTTTCATCCTGCTTTGAAGTTCCTTCTTTTGTATTTCAATTTCCCTTTCTGGGTTGCTTATAAATATCCTGTTTTTCCAGGACACACGAATTCAAGGAGGGTACGAGAATGTCCCCACCATAGACATCCACATGAACCAGATTAGTTTTGAGAAGGAGTGGCAGAAGTTCCTCCTGGATTATGTTGCTCCCGTCACTGAAAAAATGTTCCCTGGGTATTACACAAGGGTAAGGGTTACCTTCAAAATGAATTTCCTCGCTATTGTGTAAACTATATGTTTCTGAACAAAGCTAAATGAAAAAAGgcacattttaaagcatttcttaTTGAAATGTTATTGAGTGGAGAAGGGTTTTGGAAATGGAAATCATATTTATCTTgaacactttgactctttgtATTACAAGCAATATAACCAGTGTTTGCCTTCTCGAATCGTTATTAAAATAGTAGTGCCCCCCTAATTTTTACAAGTGCCTTGTAAAGTACACACTAGTTGACGCCTCCTTTTCATCTGGTGATCTTAAGACTGTGCTTACTCCTAAGATACTGCAGACTTTAGTGCattcaaatgcacacatgctCTAAAGACATCGTGTAAATTGCCAAAATACCTCAAGCCTTGAACACTCACCCGATCTATCAACTCTGTATCCAGAGAGCAGGTGGCCGAGATAAAGCCTTGTAATGGAGAGGTGGCGAGTGGCGTGGGAATGCTTCTGTAATGCTTGTTTTCAGACAATATCTTATTCTCTTTTTCTTTGGCATATAACAGGCTgacctctctctccctctgcaggCTCAGTTTGATTTGGCATTTGTAGTTAGGTATAAGCCAGATGAACAGCCGTCCTTACGGCCTCACCACGATGCATCAACGTTCACTATAAATATTGCATTGAATCAAGTGGGAATTGACTACCAGGTGAGTGTGCATCAGTGTTCACAATATTGGTAACCACTTGAGCtgataattgtgttttttttcaagtaTAATTTTAGACATTCTACTAAAgcaatttttaattaaaaatgtacattaatttGACTGAAATTGACGTGTTTAATTTTTCCCACTAATAAGGGTGGAGGCTGCAGGTTCCTGCGGTATAACTGCTCCATTCAGGCTCAACGGAAAGGCTGGGCCCTTATGCACCCTGGACGTCTCACACACTACCACGAAGGCCTACCCACCACCTCTGGAGTCAGATACATCTCTGTCTCATTTGTGGATCCTTGAGCCCCTCCACTACTAGTTTAAATCCTTTGTGGCAATTTAGAGAAGCCTGTGTAATAAGTATGTACTGGCAGTAAATATGAGGTGGTTTTATGGAGGGAGCGTGCCTTAGAATCTAACCGTGTACTGTACTGGTTGGGGTGGCAGAATATGCAATGTGGTGCCTCATGTTGTAGGCATTTTTGTTATGCCTCTATTTATTGTGTTCAGATGATTATGTTTAGAGAAGTTATTCCAAAGGATATGTTTTGTATATTTGAAAAGTGCAATGTCTGACAAGCATAAGatgcacatttttaaagcaaaaatCAATGTCGGAACCAGAGTGTGAAACTGATCATTATGGtaataaacctttttaaaatctcAGTTATGGTCCTGTTTCTTTCAATAAATGgaatttttgttgtttaattaaagagacattaattattaattatatatatatatataatattattatattgtttttaaaatacTTACCATGGAATACTTGTTTTATTACACTGAGCATTAAAGCACATGTAGCTATATTTATACCTGATCAGTGTGGCCAAGTAAATCATGACCACAACAAAATTTTACCacagtaatttttttcatttttaaagattcTGGCACATACATCATTAATGATCATCTGATCAGATGAAAACTCTGGCAGTGGATATTTCAGGAACAGAACTGTGGCAAACCAGAATTCCCCAGGAATTGTTATTAATGTAGtagggtgggtaacacactcgcctatgaaccagaagaagatccaggttcaaatcccacttactaccattgtgtccctgagcaagacaggggactgtcccctgcaactactgattgtaaatggctctggataagggcgtctaataaatgctgtaaatgtaatgtaaatgtattgttataaattttattattgattttgCTGGGTTAATTGTCCATGCATCAGATGTTGCACGCACCGTCCATATTCAATGTCTTGAAGTACAAGAAGGATAATCCTGTTTTGCAGTTAATCTTAATTCCAGTAATTATTTGGATAATGCAGTCAGTACAACTATTATTATGATAGTAGCACCACATTAACAGTACATAACCGTGCATTAAATCgaagcacattttttattttaactaaatgTATGCAGAATGTTTCAGGTCTCAGCCCAAAAGGCATAAttcttaaatgtaaaagtcatCTGGTCTTCTAATTTCTCACGTGTGCCAGTATCATCTCTTTCCAGTCCAGTTTGgaacataaaaccataaaacaatCACACGACAATAGCTTGAATAGTTAAGTACAGTACTTAACTTtaagttaagtacataactccacatgtgttcattcatagttttgatgccttcaatgagaatctaccaattgtaaatggtcatgaaaagaaagaaaacacattgaatgagaaggtgtccaaatttttggcctgtactgtgtatatatgcacacacatttatatttttaatacactcaGATTGTTTGTGTAGGGTACATTCTATACTGTACTGTTGGTATAGtgctttattcttttattctttctgtTGTGACGCTTCAAATTTCTCACTCACGCCATTAACATTTACTTGAATGTGTTCGTTTTATTTGCCTGTTCTTTGTTTTAATACTTTCGGCAAAACGTAGGCGAACTACGCAAAGAAACCTAACTATATGGAACCACGTCGTGGCTCCGTGGCGCTTGAATATGACGTCAAACATCTGTTGTAGTCAGAGAGGTAATGGCTGTTACCCGATCAACGTGACAAGGCCATTTTCAGCGACCGCAGACCGAATTAAGTGTCGTCCTCGCCGTTACTTACCGTCTCTTCTCGCCGGCAGATATTCAATTACACAGTAAATTACAGACCAGGCCTCCCCGGGAGCTGTCTGCTACACGCTACTCTTGGGCTGAGgcgtggagtggagtggagtggccGCCTAGCCTTGGCTAGCGTCGGGAC harbors:
- the plod1a gene encoding procollagen-lysine,2-oxoglutarate 5-dioxygenase 1, which codes for MGAWTFALLLALLPPAQCGKTGSVAAGKLVVLTVATEETGGFRRFMRSARHFNYTVKVLGQGEEWKGGDYMSAPGGGQKVRLLKSALEEVTEKNKVVLFIDSYDVIFASGPKELLKKFQQTGHKVVFSAETLIWPDRHLEDKHPHVREGKRFLGSGGFIGYAPNLKELVANWTGKDGESDQLFFTKIYINPEKRKAINITLDNKCRMFQNLHGSLDEVVLKFEDGRVRARNILYDTLPVLVHGNGPTKLQINYLGNYIPNTWNFEKGCTVCSEDLHPLSGLKEIKYPVVHIGIFIQQPTPFVSVFFERLLNLKYPKNRLKLFIYNKEQHHDGHVNRFLKDHGTEYQAVKLIGPDDGIHGTESRNLAFDECRQDSDCGYFFSIDIDVVLKNEDTLKILIELNRPFVAPMMTKPGKLWTNFWGALSPDGYYARSEDYVDIVQGRRMGLWNVPYVSHIYLIKASVLRDKLSASDLFFSGNLDPDMAFCRSVRNQGIFMYVTNLHTFGRVLSTENYQTNHLHNDLWQIFENPVEWEERYIHQNYSRIDKENLIETPCPDVYWFPIFTDTACTHLVEEMENFGQWSGGGNTDTRIQGGYENVPTIDIHMNQISFEKEWQKFLLDYVAPVTEKMFPGYYTRAQFDLAFVVRYKPDEQPSLRPHHDASTFTINIALNQVGIDYQGGGCRFLRYNCSIQAQRKGWALMHPGRLTHYHEGLPTTSGVRYISVSFVDP